TACCCTAACTCCAGGAATGCGACGACAGGACTCCGCCAGAGCCGGGCCCCGGAGCAACCTGGGGAATGTAGTTTCGCGGTTTAGCGGCTACGTCCGGCGTGTCCAGACCCACGAGAACCGGCAGGAAGGCCATAGGCACAGCCGCCTCGGCCGGAGCCTCGAGGCGCATCCTAGCCCGGACTGTCCGGGCGCAAAGACCTTAAAGACTCAACGGCGACACTTACTTTTTGCTCAGTTTTGGCTCGCTGCCGTCCACTTTCACCTCAGCCGCCTGCACCGCAGCCATCTTTCCCGAGGGCCCGACCTAAAAGGGACGAGGGTCGCACAGCAATTTCCAGGTCACGGCCGGAATCTCCGCCTCTTCCGAGAGGAGGGGGCGGGCGCTCTTCGCGCGCTGCTACTGCGCAGGCGCAGGGCGGGGCTTCGCGGCCGACGCGTCTAGAACCGTCGTTCGTTCGGGTTCGCTCTGTGCGTCAGAGGCTTGTTTGGGGGACCGCTGTCGTGGTGCCTGGTGTCAGCTATGGCGGAGGCGATGGATTTGGGCAAAGACCCCAACGGGCCCACCCATTCCTCGACTCTGTTCGTGAAGGAAGATGGCAGTTCCATGTCCTTCTACGTGCGTCCTAGCCCGGCGAAGCGTCGGCTGTCGACGCTCATCCTGCACGGCGGCGGCACCCTATGCCGGGTGCAGGAGTCTGGGGCCGTCCTGCTGGCCCAGCCCGGGGAGGCGGCGGCCGAGGCCTCGGGCGACTTCATTTCCACGCAGTACATCCTGGACTGCGTGGAGCGCAACGAGAGGCTCGACCTGGAGGCCTACCGGCTGGGCTCGACGGCCGGCCAGGCCCCCGAGACGAAGCCCGCGGCCCCGGCCAAGgggggcgccgccgccgccgcggccgccgcggccgccgcgcaGCCCGAGCCGCAGCCGCCCACGGGGCGCATCGTCTTCACGGACGCGGACGACGTGGCCATCTTGACGTACGTGAAGGAAAATGCCCGCTCGCCCAGCTCCGTCACCGGCACCGCCTTGTGGAAGGCGATGGAGAAAAGCTCGCTCACCCAGCACTCGTGGCAGTCCATGAAGGACCGCTACCTCAAGCATCTGCGGGGCCAGGAGCATAAGTACCTGCTGGGGGACGCCCCAGTGAGCCCCTCCTCCCAGAAACTCAAGCGGAAAGCTGAGCAGGACCCCGAGGCCGCCGATAGTGGGGGTGAGGTCTCTGCCGCGAACGCGGGAGCTCTTGCTGCACCTgtgcgggtgggggcggggctcctCCCCCCTTCGGTCCGGTGTCCATGTTGGCGTCTCCGGTAGCGTCGCCcggccctcccccctcccctttagACATCCGGGTAAAATTGCACCATTTTCTACTCGCACTTCGATTTACCTTTTTCCGGTAGCTGACGTGGTTTGATGCTCAAATGGTACAAACAGGCTAGATAGACATTCCACCTGATTCTAGCCACCAGCTACCCCGTTTTCTTCCCCGGAGGCAATGTGTTGTTAACCGTATCTTTTCCAGAGGCTGGTTTCCACAAATACTTCTCTCTGTTCTGGTAGAGTCAGTGTAAGCTTTTTCAAAGGCATGCCAGAccagtttattttcatgttttggcGTCTATGCGTACTCACAGAAGGTTCTCGTCAGTTGGAATGATCTTCCTGGTCTCGCTCAGGTGAAGTGCGTTTTTAATGTAGTTGAACTGAACGTTGGGATTCAGGTGCGGTTAGGGCTTCAGTGCAAAACTGTTAAGATGCTTCACTTTTCATGTAACCGGTATTGACAGGTTAAACTGACCTTTTTGTTTAAAGAAgcatgttccccaccccccccttatGTGGCGATTCCATATAACATTTCGAGATGGGGAGGTAAATCTGTTTCTCCTGTTCAGCATGCTTAGTAGgaattttgtttttggtaaaagtgacatttcagattcattcattcaacagatatttgagTGCCAGACACTGTTATCCTGCTGGgatataacaataaataaaagtcccTGCGGTCATGGAGCTTAACATACTAGCTGGGCAGTGGTAAGtgttatagagaaaaataaaatcagggtaagggctggggaggaggttgTTTTCTATAGGCTGATAAGGAAAGTCACTATAAAAGCTTGTATTTGAGCAGAGACCAAAGGAAAGAGCAAGCCAGGTGGTTATCAGTGggtgtttcaggcagagggaatattgagtgcaaaggcctggaggtgggAATATGGCTGGTGTGTTCTTGGAGCAACAGACCAGTGTGGCTAAAATGGACTAAAGCAAGGGGGAGAATTCTAGGAGAGAGGATAAGGTTATGTGTATGGGTGAAGTAGATCGCATGGGGCTTTGCTTTGAAATCCAGTAGGGTTGGGACTATGGGCAGGCCATTTGGAACCTTGGAGAAAATTAAGCTGGATTCACCCTactgtaatttaattttgatgatcagaatttaattgtaaaaattaaaatgctaaaatcactaagaaaataaggacgaggggcacctggctggctcagccagtagtgcatatgactcttgatgtcaggacTGTAGGTATAGGTTCAAGCCCTAccgttgggtgtagatattatttaaataaacaatatagatgaatatacttttttattttttaattctgctatttattgatcttttttaaaaactgaggtaCATTTGGCCTACAGTGtcagtttcaagtatacaacctAGTAATTCTACGTTTTTATATGTTGCAAACTGATCATCACAGTAAGTCTGGTTTTTGTCTGTCTCCATACAAGTTAATACGGTATTACTGATTGTATTCCCTCTACTGCATGTTAAAGCCCCCTGCCTTACTTACTTtgtacctggaagtttgtacctcttgatgctcttcatccattttgctgcCCTGTGCCCCATGCcaaccctcttccctccctgttctctttttctgtgagtttgggttttgttttgtgtggttggtttttttagattccacttatcagcgtggtatttgtctttctttgtctgagtTCTTTCactagcataatgtcctctaggGCCATCAATgtttgttgcaagtggcaagattttgttgttttttgttttgttttggtggcagagtagtattccagtgtatatGCACATCACATCTTTATCTATCGGTGGACGCTTTGGTTGTTGCCATATCTAGGTTCTTGTAAATAATACAGTGAAACTGCAGTGAACGTAGAGTTGCATGGAGTTTTTCACATcggtgttttcatttccttcagattgATACTCCAAAGTGgtattgctagatcatatggtagttctatttttaattttttgaggaacttccatactgttttctgtagtggctatgccaatttacattcccacgaacagtgcacaagggttccttttctccacatcttgcctaatacttgttatttcttgtctttttgataagtcattttgacaggtgtgaggtgatacttcattgtggtttccatttgtatttcactgatgattagtgatgttgagcatcctttcatgggCCTGTTGGACACTTGTATGTCTTTGGGAATGCATCTATTCagattgcttatttttaaattggaatgtttggggttttttgttatGAGTTCTTTATTCTGGCTATTAACCTCTTTTTGGATTATTGGATATATGACTTGTAAATACTTCtttctattcagtaggttgccttgagtatattttttaatatgtgcgTGGTGATAGTCCTGAAAccaagaagatttaaaaaaaaaagttgtatatatGTGATTACTTGAAGTTAAAAACTTCTCATCATAAAAGTCAGCAAACCGGAAAAATATTCCTAATACATTGGAACAGAGTTAGTTTCCTTAGTGTCCAAAGATCTTGCAGAAGTTAGTAAAAGAAAATCTAGCAGAACAgtgaacaaaagaaatggaacaagaagtttctagaaaaggaaataaatggcaaTAAACAAATGCAGAATATtgttattaaataaaagtaaattagacCCTGAACAGAGGCATGATATAAGCCATGGACTTCTGACTcatggaaaatgaaataacaaacgTGCATGGTGATGTTTTTCAGGAAAGTGAACGAGGAAATATTGTATTTTGTCTATCAGATtgacaaaaattaacaaagtggGTAATATCTACAGATAATGGGTaaaatatacattacataaaatttgtccttttaaccatttttaagtggtcAGTTTGGTGGccttaagtatattcacattgttatggaaccattaccaccatctgtctccagaactttttcttctCCTAAAACTGGAAAACTACCCATTAAACACTGACTCCCCTTtgctcccttccccagcccctgacaatcaccattttactttttgtctttaaGAATTTGGTCTTTCTAGCTACCTCATGTAAGCGGAGTcatatatttgtccttttgtgattggctcatttcacttagcacagtgttttcagggctcatccatgttgtagcatgtgtcagaatgtccttcctttataaggttgaataatactccactgcaTTGTGTATACTACGTTTTGTTTATGTGGTcacccactgatggacacttaggttgtttccgtatcttggccGTTAGGAATAATGCCGCTATGAATATGCGTGTACCAATACCTGTTTGAAACCCTGGTTCCATTTGTCTTGAGTgtacagaagtggaattgctggattatgtgGTAGTTCCATGATTAGtattttgaggaaccaccatggTATTTTCTGGTTATGTGTTTTAGTCCCTATATAgtttgtgtaaccaccacctaAATCAGGATACAGAAGAGTTCCATTACAAAAAACTTCTTTATGCTGCCCCATAGCAGTCAGTTTTTGTTAAGTGGAAAAGAGAGCACAGTTAAATGCTAAGAGAACAAAGTAAAACAGAAAGAGGAGGATGCTGAGCTTTAGGAGGGCCTCCTTTCTGTTAGATGGTATGTGGTAGATTGTGATGTACCTTCCACATCTGTCTTCAGCTGGGAGAGCTGCTTCACCCAAAGTCTTGACATCTTAGGCTGGCTAGCATTTAGGGACTGATCTGTGCAGAGTTCTGCCATGGCTCCCACATCCCAACACAGTTGATTCTGAAGGGACTTCCTAGTTCAGACTTCCCTATGGTTTCAGCTGAGGCTTTGTTGGAACTCTTTCACAGCTCagcttccctctctgcccactcatgctttcttctCAACAGTGGTTTTCCCTGGGTCACTCCCTACTAAACACCATGTGTTAATCTCCATCTCACAATCTGCTTCCCAGAGAATCCAGTTTATGGCAGTTTTGTTAATTTGCACTATGGataaatacaaaccaaaaaatgaattatgcttgaagagtatttttattttccgtATTACAATCTAAGGAATATATCACCATTTGGATAGTACAGCTCTTCAGAAGCAAGAGTAGACATTTCTGAACgtgtgtattttatgtttttcttatcttGATGAAAAACTGATGTCTTCTAATAGAAAAAAAGTACAGGCTCACTTTTGGCTCAGAGTTCACAGAGCACTGTATTTTTGGTTTCTGCAAAAGATGCTAATTGTAATCTggtgctgttcttttttttcatagaacCACAGAATAAGAGAACTCCAGACTTACCTGAAGAAGAATATGTAAAGGAAGAGATCAAGGAGAATGAAGAAGCAGTCAAAAAGATGCTTGTAGAAGCCACCCGGGAGTTTGAGGAGATTGTGGTACGTAGACTAGATTTAACtcctattttctctccttctattcttcttctttaaaattggTTATTGCATTTAGTTTTTGTACACCTAAGGCCCTGAAAGGTAAGGTTCGGAGTGGGAGAATGGAAAGTGGGACTGATCTTGGTTTCAGGCATGCAGTTTTGAGggtggggcgtgtgggtggctcatgctgttaagcatctgactcttgattctggctcaggtcatgattcacttGTGATATCGAgcccccttgtcaggctctgctctgggcatggagtctgcttgggattctctctttccacctccctctgcctctctcctgcacatgtgtgcgtgtgtgttttctgtctcttagaaaaaagggggagagggagaaaaattggggagaattattaaaaaatttttctttagtgtttgtttatttttgagacagaaaaagagagacagagtgtgagtgggggagacgtagagagagagggagacacagaatcccagggaggttctaggctctgagctgtcagcacagagccctatatggggctcgaactcatgaactgtgagatcctgacccaagcctaagtcagatgcttaaccacctgagccacccaggt
This portion of the Panthera uncia isolate 11264 chromosome E2 unlocalized genomic scaffold, Puncia_PCG_1.0 HiC_scaffold_20, whole genome shotgun sequence genome encodes:
- the TERF2IP gene encoding telomeric repeat-binding factor 2-interacting protein 1, with translation MAEAMDLGKDPNGPTHSSTLFVKEDGSSMSFYVRPSPAKRRLSTLILHGGGTLCRVQESGAVLLAQPGEAAAEASGDFISTQYILDCVERNERLDLEAYRLGSTAGQAPETKPAAPAKGGAAAAAAAAAAAQPEPQPPTGRIVFTDADDVAILTYVKENARSPSSVTGTALWKAMEKSSLTQHSWQSMKDRYLKHLRGQEHKYLLGDAPVSPSSQKLKRKAEQDPEAADSGEPQNKRTPDLPEEEYVKEEIKENEEAVKKMLVEATREFEEIVVDESPDFEIHITMCDDDPPTPEEDSETQPDEDEEEEEEEKVSPPEVGAAIKIIRQLMEKFNLDLSTVTQAFLKNSGELEATSSFLESGQRADGYPIWSRQDDLDLQKDDEDARDALVKKFGAQNVARRIEFRKK